The Scylla paramamosain isolate STU-SP2022 chromosome 27, ASM3559412v1, whole genome shotgun sequence genome contains the following window.
gggaataaaaccaacttttacgaagaattttttaaccccttatataccaaaccactagaacgcatggaaaacaaactttatagagaaaaagaataacatataccaaaaacatgtatttttagtgtttttgatcatgttatctttaaaaacgcttaggtacatgcaaagaacattatgtttgggaaacaaaaggacattacaagaaacgtgtattatgagtgtttttttttagttccttaagtaccaaaaagctaaaacacacaaataacactgtttatttaaaaaaaaaataataaaaaaataaataaaaaaataaaataaatatttttttttattcttcaaaggtgccaaatgccaaaattccaGAAATGGAATGCCAGAGATGCCAagattctgggaaaattcagggccattatgtgataaaagaatattatcaaaaaagttaatttcagcttttttttcggactgttatataccaaaccctaaggtgcatgcaaaattaaacgaccttaccagaaatctgtgtttttagtgtttttttagcatgttgggcacaaaaacgataaataataaggaactcactctatatgggaatccaaaacaaagttactgaaaacgtgtcttctcagtgttttacgtagaaacatgttaaaacggatggaaaccaaccaatatcaagaaatagaaaaacgttaccaaaaaggtatattttgtgtgtttttgagctttttacctacaaaaaacgcgaaaattgatgcaaaaaactctatattggaaaaaaaggacattgcaagaaaagtgtataataagtgttttatagttcaaaaaaaaaaaacacaaggcaaaaaacgcaaaaacttgtgtatgtggagaagcttcctaaatactaaaatgctgaaactcatgaataacactcttaactaagaaacaaaacaaccttactaaatgcgtgtcaaaaacactaaaaggcaagttcttcgtaaaagttggttttattcccatataatgtgattgccctgctttttagtgctttattgcctaacacgctcaaaaacactgaaagacacttttctggtaatgtcatttttttcctacataaagttagtttcgcatggaatttggggttttgctaactaagaatgtaaaaaaaacactcaaaatacacgcatttagtaaggttgttctgtttcttgattaagagtgtttcagcattttggtatcttagaaacttctctacacagacgaatttttgcgttgtttgccttgtgattctggtgaaactataaaacactcattatacacgtttctcgttatgtccttttttttcctaatatacagtgctttgcatccatttttgcgtttttttttttatatgtaacaagctcaaacacacacaaaatatacttttctggtaatattattctattttttcatattggttggtttgcatccgttttagcgtttttctacgtaaatcttttaaaagacacgttttcaataattttgttttgaattttaaaatagagtgactttaatattatctatcattttggtgcctaacatgcgtaaaaacactcaaaagacaggtttcttgtaaagacgttaaattttcccaaatacgtggctttgcatacactatggtttggtacataactccaaaataaaggtaaaattaactttttcgataatgttcttttttcgacataatttctctgaattttggcagaattttggcgtcttggtacctattaacatgaataacaaaaaaataaaaatgctatttttttatttattcaatttttttctctataaaaagtgttatttataggttttaacgttttggtacttaagcaacttaaaaacattcataatacacatttctcgtaatgtcctttcgtttccgaaatatagggatctttgcatgtatttaagcgtttttataggtaacatgataaaaaacactaaaaacacttgtttttcgtaatgttattctgcttctccataaaggagtgttttgcatgcgttttagcgatttggtatgtaaggagctgaaaaacacttcaaggcaagttctttgtaaaagttggttttattccaatgtaatatgattgccctgctttttagtgctttattgcctaacacgctcaaaaacactcaaaagacacttctggtaatgtcatttttttccctcatgatgatagtttcgcatgctatttgaggttttgctaagaatgtgaaaaaacactcaaaatacacgcatttggtaatgttgttctggttctcaattaagattgttattcataattttcagcattttggtgtctaagaaacttctttatatacacgactttatgcgctttttgccttgtggttcttgtgaaccacaagttcctttgcccgaatataaaaagacactcattatagacgtttcttgtaatgtccttttcttttccaatagggagtgctttgcattcattttcgcgttttttctaggtaacaagctcaaaaacactcaaaatatacctttttggtaatgttattctatttcttcatattggttggtttgcatctgttttaacgTTTATCACgttaaacaccgaaaaaacacgttttcagtaattttgttttcgattcccaaagaatattggcagaatttttgcatcttagtacctgtgaagatgaataacaaaaaaaaaatattttattcattttttttctctataaagagctttatttgtgggttttagcttttttagtacttaaggaacttaaaaacactcataatacacgtttctcgtactgtcctttcgattcccaaacataaggttctttgcatgtatttaagcgtttttataaataacatgatcaaaaacactcaaaatacatgtttttggtaatgttactctgtttctccataaaagggtgtttttgcatgcgttttagcgttttggtatgtaaggagttaaaaaaaaaccctcaaaggcaagttcttcgtaaaagttggttttattcccatgtaatatgattgttctgctttttagtgctttgttgcatatcacgatcaaaaacactctttttttggtaatatctttttttggtaatatctagttttttgcgttttttgccttgtggttcgtatgaaaccataaaacactcattgtacacgtttctcgtaatgttcttttgtttcccaatattgagtactttccatccattttcgcattttttctaggtaacaagttgaaaaacactcaaaatatatctttttggtaaagttattctatttcttcatattggttggttttcatccgttttagcgtttttcttcgtaaatcactgaaaagacacgtttttagtaatatttttgaaattgctgaaaaacactcaaaagacagatttctggtaaagtcgtgtaatttccccatataggaggctttgcatgctcttctgggtttggtacataatttcagaaaaaaactaattttttttttttatatgtcctttcatttcNNNNNNNNNNNNNNNNNNNNNNNNNNNNNNNNNNNNNNNNNNNNNNNNNNNNNNNNNNNNNNNNNNNNNNNNNNNNNNNNNNNNNNNNNNNNNNNNNNNNGTACCTTGACTTGCAAGTGTCCCAACTTACGAGTTATTTGAGATACAAGCTATTGCTTGGAGAATTTTTTACTTTGAGTTTCAAGCCAGTATACAAGATACAAGCAAGCTTCAGCTAAGCCGATACTAGTTGGCACAGCAAGTACCAAACTATCTGCCCAGCATTTCTcatctcactcattcacttcacctgttttttatacatttgttatttataaataCATTTTCTTCAACTGCATGTTTGAGAGATGAATTGTGGCTGTGTGACAGTCAGTAAGTGACCTTGACAATGGTCGATGAtgcaatgttctctctctctctctctctctctctctctctctctctctctctctctctctctctctctctctctctctttctctctctctctctctctctctctgtgtgtgtgtgtgtgtgtgtgtgtgttaacttatttaagagagagagagagagagagagagagagagagagagagagagagagagagagagagagagagagagagagagagagagagagagagagagagagagagagagagttgtggttGTGCGTATGTCAGCCAGTGACCTTAATGATGGCCAATGACACAGCGCTcgctcacactctctctctctctgataagttaacagagagagagagagagagagagagagagagagagagagagagagagagagagagagagagagagagagagagagagagagagagagagagagagagagagagagagagagagagagagacgagagagagagagagagagagagagagagagagagagcgagcatgtTGCAGCATCGACCATTGTCAAGTCCACTCGCTGTCTGTCACACAGCCACAATTCATCTCTCAAACATGCAGCTGACTATGTGTCAGTCAACTCTCCTACATTTTAATACCTAGGATgttcataaaataaagcaagcatTCAATAAATTTGAAATATGCCATAATTTGCGAACAGTTTTGTAAAATAAAATGAGTGTTTGATAGCCTGAAAAGGGTCGTTGTACCCAAAATTTGGTACAAAGAGATTCATTATATTGACAATGTTACATATTTAAAaacatataacaaaaaaaactggGATATCTCTTTGGGAGCTGGAACAGATTAATGGCATTTCAATTAATTTCATTGGGGAACACAGATTTGACAAAGAAGCAGAATTATGAGCTCTGTCATAGAACAAATTAAACTTGTAAGTCAAGGTAccactgtatgtatgtgtgtgtgtgtgtgtgtgtgtgtgtgtgtgtggaacctcagttactgaacaTCTCCCTTTTCGAACAACTCAATTtttgaacaaaaattttaacttgtaaTTACTTAGGTTACTGTACCATGATTCAGTTTTCAAAAAAGTtccttgatttcaaatactacaagatgtagcaaaaagcagccatttattactaacttatagtttctataaaaattctgttcatttttatatacttgaagagacacagagggtaagacagtaattcagtctgAAATAatttaaatgtgatcccattgatgaagttgaagaaccttgatgtaaataaacaagatttGGCGCTCAGCCTCCTGCGGgtctctctatgacccacaacaCTATAAGTACTGTACAACTGCATTTTCTCAATAGCTttttccagcagcaagatgtctaagtgttatgatcatcttaattttggcagtaagtgggttgctcctctgtgtcactctgtaaggcttgcCTCACTAGATCGGTGAAAAagacctgcatggtctaaacaatatcttttgatgagttctgtgtcactaagttcattcaatacatcctttctggataaaaaaaattctaagctggagatgttgtggagcagccatcttagcagtgggaatGTTGGTCATTACACGGTAAGACATGGTGGACGGGTGTCTGGGAATGGCTTAATCCATTTTACCTTAATTCTTATGGagaaaatagtttcggttttcaaacatttcagaatTCAAACGGCATTCAGGAATAAATTAAGTTAGAAAACCGATGTTCCACtgtgtttatatgtatatatatatatatatatatatatatatatatatatatatatatatatatatatatatatatatatatatatatatatatatatattctctgtataaaaaaaagaagtaatccAGACAAGATATCATATCTTATTTCACtgtcagaataaaaaaaatatggaggaaagagTTCCCAGTACCATTACTCCTTCCCTTTTAATTACCATTTAAAATGTACTCAAAAAATTGACATATGTAGTATTCTCACAACTTGACCCAAGAATGTGGTATCAAGCAATTTCTACACCATTTTCCTGCAATCTACATTAGGATATTATATCCCTCTtaatttacttctctctctctctcttcagattGTAAATCATGAACATCTATATACTGTGTgatgtggacacacacacaaaacagataATATTCAATACCTGACCACATCAGCCTGAAAGAATAATGTAGCATAACCAAGGTATGCTGCAATGTGAGCTACTGTCCAGGTCTGATGATCCCTCACTAGGTCGCACAATGTCTGTAGTCCTTGTTGATTAATGATTTCATGTGGTATATGTCGTACCAGCAGTGGAATCACCTCCCTCAAAGTCACGAAACGGATCTGTGCATCACCCTGGTCTGCCATTCGGAAAAGGCTGGTGAAAAAAAGAGGTCTAGTTAGTATTGCTATTGCAAACTATCCTACTACAGTATGCATTAATTTCTTACTGAGCATGATGCTAGAAACCTGCATAGTACTAATCATGTAAAAATGTGGTTGGTACTAAAAACTGAACATGCTAAGGAACTTTCATAAAAATTCAAAAGGTTAATATACAAGCATGATTTATGTTATCACAAATCACGTCATACAGCATTGCCAAAATGGTACACTAATGTTATCACCATAAGAACcataaacatttttatttaattggTTAAATCAATATACAACAACCTAACACTGAAGAAAATGTCATTCAACTCGCTGAAGTTTTGAGGCAAATCTAGCCAAAGTCTAGTCTCATACCACCTCTTGCATCCCCATCATTCTACTCAGCTCCGCTCACTATTGCAGAGATTGTAGGAGTTAATCTTCACTGTGTCAATTTTCCTTGGACACTAaagtttctttgtatttccttctgtATAAAGTTTGTACTATTGTCAGGTATGAAAAAGATctcaatactttttttctgaCAGCCACAGTGTCACCTTACAAGATACATGAAGCCTCACTCTACATAGAAATTGTTGTGCCATGAATTTTTAGATCAATGAAAGGATGGCTCTCAAGACACTCTAAATAGCAATCAGTATTCATGGTCACATTTctataaggaagaagaggaaaccaCAATCCAACTTATAGCAGAAATCACTGTACCAAAGCCATGGTTGTGAATCAGAATTACAACAACTTATCAATATTGATTTCTACAATGTTTATGGCAGCTGTCATGAAATAAAAATTAGTTTCAATATGACACATAACCTTTGACACCTATTCCATAACCCAATTCTTAAATCTACAAGCAAAAGCAAATCACTGCTTGGTTATGTGTGGTGTGAGGAAAGGTTTCTGCATTACCAGGTGGCCAACTTGGGATACTTTTACAAGCAATGCTGAAGTTTAATTAAAATCAAACAATCCTTGCATCTTTTTGTGTAGAATTTTTTGTTAGAATGCTAAAATCCATGAATTTTTCATCAACACCAAAATTATTGTGAAATATAAAACATGAGAAACATTTATAAATTGCTGATGATTTCCTATGATTCTGGAAATTTGCAGGCAAATTTTCAATCTTCCAACCCACAATTTTTACTTGCTCTTTTTCAATATATCTATCAGAATCATAACAAAAACTAGATAATACAACTAAAGCCAAATGATGGTCAAATTAATAAAAGTGCTAATAACAAGTCTTGAGGTCTTGACACATATGGAGATCATTCTGTATATAAAAGGTGCCTTGATCTTGAATTAGTTATCATCAAGTGTTGCCAGGTTATACCATGCAGTGTAGCTGTGGTGTCACATCATAGTTGAATTTTCTGACCAGTACAAATCAATGTGGGAGTTCCACTTTTAACTGAGGTTACAGTAATTACATGCATAAACTTACCTATAGGCCTTTGAAAGTGAATTCTGAACTGGCTGCTGAAGAAGCAGCTCATACTGATTAGTGTCTGTAGGACCATAGAGAACCAAACAGTCCTCCCGGCTC
Protein-coding sequences here:
- the LOC135114297 gene encoding 85/88 kDa calcium-independent phospholipase A2-like, whose product is MAFFGKLFRTIIGGEEQSGNTVCEVGISKFARVHVVSREDCLVLYGPTDTNQYELLLQQPVQNSLSKAYSLFRMADQGDAQIRFVTLREVIPLLVRHIPHEIINQQGLQTLCDLVRDHQTWTVAHIAAYLGYATLFFQADVVRY